A stretch of Chitinophaga caeni DNA encodes these proteins:
- the thrA gene encoding bifunctional aspartate kinase/homoserine dehydrogenase I — protein sequence MQVLKFGGTSVGSAKAIEQVCNIVQSYQRKGKLIVVVSAMSGTTDKLIACGKLAAQGNETYKSILNEIENGHFETIRSLFPITVHSGLISQVKKQLNQLENLCDGIFQVGELSRRTLDKIMAYGELMSSWMIAEKLRQMGLNAIWKDSRQLIQTDSHFGSAQVDFDITNDQVTTYFQHQTEDYFLLPGFIASNSQKETTTLGRGGSDYTAAIIAAALDAGVLEIWTDVSGMMTADPRLVSQAIPIPRISYEEAMELSHFGAKVIYPPTIQPVMERRIPIWIKNTFAPADEGTLIKDNGEKPYPVTGISGIQNIALLTLEGSGMVGIPGFSKRLFEALHREKINVILITQSSSEHSITVGVHEADIIKAKSAVDSAFAQEIYDKKIEPLLVERDLSIVAVVGDNMKNHHNMSGKLFGALGRNAINVRAIAQGSTEKNISTVISKYDVKKALNVIHEVFFAEPLKQLNVFVVGVGNVGGKLLEQIQQQAAYLKTEMNLQIRVVAIANSRKMYFNEDGVHLEDWKQALDNAEPMDMEAFASRMVNLNLRNSVFVDNTASPDISLSYGRFLEHGISVVTCNKIACSADYSSYKKLKDLARKYNVSFLFETNVGAGLPVINTLNDLIRSGDRVRSIEAVLSGSLNYVFNHFVDGTTFKEVVKAAQEEGYTEPDPRIDLSGKDVMRKILILARESGAKLEMEDIENQGFLPAILLEAASVDDFYHQMDQYEDHFSNLRKDADAEGKRLKFVATYRDGSAKVGLQAIAPDHPFYNLHGKDNIVLYTTNRYADQPLIVKGAGAGADVTASGIFADVIKTASVN from the coding sequence ATGCAAGTATTAAAATTCGGGGGTACCTCCGTAGGAAGCGCTAAGGCTATAGAACAAGTTTGCAACATCGTACAATCATACCAGAGAAAAGGTAAATTAATCGTCGTAGTATCTGCCATGAGTGGCACTACGGATAAGTTAATTGCTTGCGGAAAGCTGGCAGCTCAAGGTAACGAGACTTATAAAAGTATCTTGAATGAAATAGAAAATGGTCACTTCGAAACGATCCGCTCCCTCTTTCCCATCACGGTACATAGCGGATTGATCAGCCAGGTTAAAAAGCAATTAAACCAATTGGAAAACCTTTGCGACGGTATCTTTCAAGTTGGTGAATTAAGCCGCCGTACCCTCGATAAAATTATGGCATACGGCGAACTAATGTCTTCCTGGATGATTGCCGAAAAACTTCGGCAGATGGGACTAAATGCCATTTGGAAAGATAGCAGGCAATTAATTCAAACCGATTCGCATTTCGGAAGTGCGCAGGTGGATTTTGATATTACAAATGACCAGGTAACTACATACTTCCAACATCAAACGGAGGATTATTTCTTACTGCCGGGTTTCATTGCTTCAAACTCCCAAAAGGAAACTACTACCCTGGGCCGCGGCGGCTCCGATTACACTGCCGCTATCATCGCTGCGGCCCTGGATGCAGGGGTATTAGAGATTTGGACCGATGTTAGCGGTATGATGACAGCAGACCCGAGGTTGGTTTCCCAGGCAATACCCATCCCGAGAATATCATACGAAGAAGCGATGGAACTTTCCCACTTCGGTGCAAAAGTTATTTATCCTCCAACCATACAACCGGTAATGGAAAGGCGGATACCAATCTGGATAAAAAATACTTTCGCACCGGCTGATGAAGGCACACTAATTAAAGACAACGGTGAAAAGCCCTACCCGGTAACCGGTATTTCAGGTATACAAAATATAGCGCTATTGACTTTGGAAGGTAGCGGTATGGTAGGCATTCCCGGGTTTTCCAAGAGGCTTTTCGAAGCTTTACACCGTGAAAAGATCAACGTGATATTGATTACCCAAAGTTCCTCTGAACATTCCATTACCGTTGGTGTGCACGAAGCGGATATTATTAAAGCAAAATCTGCCGTCGACAGCGCTTTCGCTCAAGAAATCTACGATAAAAAGATAGAGCCGCTACTCGTCGAGAGAGATTTGAGTATAGTAGCCGTGGTAGGCGACAATATGAAGAACCATCACAACATGAGCGGTAAACTTTTCGGCGCGCTGGGCAGGAACGCTATCAACGTTAGGGCGATAGCTCAAGGTTCGACCGAGAAAAACATCAGTACCGTTATATCGAAATACGATGTCAAGAAAGCCCTGAATGTTATCCACGAAGTATTCTTCGCAGAACCTTTAAAACAACTCAACGTATTTGTAGTGGGTGTGGGGAATGTTGGAGGTAAATTGCTGGAACAAATACAACAACAAGCAGCTTACCTAAAAACCGAAATGAATTTACAAATCCGGGTGGTGGCCATCGCGAATAGCCGCAAGATGTATTTCAATGAAGACGGCGTGCATTTGGAAGACTGGAAGCAGGCTTTAGATAATGCTGAACCGATGGATATGGAGGCATTTGCGAGCCGTATGGTCAACCTGAACTTAAGGAATAGCGTCTTCGTAGATAATACGGCGAGTCCAGATATTTCGCTTTCTTATGGCCGCTTCTTAGAACATGGTATTTCCGTGGTGACTTGTAATAAGATTGCCTGTTCCGCGGATTATAGTTCGTATAAAAAATTGAAAGACCTTGCTAGGAAGTACAACGTTTCTTTCCTGTTTGAAACGAACGTGGGCGCCGGTTTGCCGGTTATTAATACGCTTAATGACTTAATTAGAAGCGGCGACCGGGTACGGTCAATTGAAGCGGTATTATCCGGCAGCTTGAATTACGTGTTTAACCATTTCGTAGATGGAACTACGTTTAAAGAAGTAGTGAAAGCAGCCCAGGAAGAAGGCTATACCGAACCTGATCCAAGGATCGATTTAAGCGGTAAAGATGTTATGCGTAAAATATTGATACTCGCCCGTGAAAGCGGCGCTAAATTGGAAATGGAGGATATAGAAAACCAGGGTTTCTTGCCTGCAATATTGTTGGAGGCAGCCTCGGTAGATGATTTTTATCACCAGATGGATCAGTATGAAGACCATTTCTCAAATCTTCGCAAAGATGCCGATGCCGAGGGAAAACGGTTAAAATTCGTAGCCACTTACCGCGATGGATCTGCTAAAGTAGGCTTGCAAGCCATCGCGCCTGATCACCCGTTTTATAACCTGCACGGTAAGGATAATATCGTTTTATATACGACGAACCGCTATGCGGATCAACCTTTAATTGTTAAGGGAGCCGGTGCAGGCGCCGATGTTACCGCATCCGGAATTTTTGCCGACGTTATCAAAACGGCGAGTGTAAATTAA
- a CDS encoding homoserine kinase, which yields MNRIKVFSPATVANVACGFDVIGLALDNPGDEIEMWLSSEPGIRIREIHGADLPLEPSKNVCGVALQALVKKLPDPLNAGFEMIIKKNIQPGSGIGSSAASAAGAVVAANILLGEPFPKKKLVRFAMEGERLASGSAHADNVAPAILGGFTLVRSYTPVDIVGLPTPPGLWVTVIHPQIEVKTSDAREILKHKVLMTDAIKQWGNVAALVAGLYRNDYGLIGRSLEDVIVEPVRSILIPAFQELKIKCKEAGALGGGISGSGPSVFMLSTSEEIARNVADVMNNIYQPLGLEYHIHVSTVNQEGVKVISR from the coding sequence ATGAATAGAATAAAGGTATTCTCCCCTGCAACCGTGGCAAATGTAGCATGCGGTTTCGATGTAATTGGCTTGGCTTTAGATAATCCGGGTGATGAAATCGAGATGTGGTTATCAAGTGAACCGGGAATTCGCATCAGGGAAATCCACGGTGCAGATCTTCCCCTGGAGCCTTCGAAAAATGTTTGCGGGGTAGCCTTGCAAGCGCTGGTGAAAAAATTACCGGATCCCTTAAATGCGGGCTTCGAAATGATTATTAAGAAAAATATTCAACCCGGTAGCGGTATCGGTTCCAGCGCTGCTAGCGCCGCGGGAGCAGTAGTGGCAGCTAATATCCTATTGGGAGAACCCTTTCCCAAGAAAAAGCTTGTCCGCTTCGCCATGGAAGGAGAAAGGCTCGCAAGCGGCTCCGCGCATGCAGATAATGTTGCCCCTGCCATTCTCGGTGGTTTTACCTTGGTGAGAAGTTATACGCCCGTGGATATTGTCGGTTTGCCCACACCTCCCGGATTATGGGTTACCGTCATCCACCCCCAGATCGAAGTAAAAACCTCCGATGCCAGGGAAATATTAAAACACAAGGTATTAATGACGGATGCGATTAAGCAATGGGGCAATGTTGCAGCCTTGGTTGCCGGATTATACAGGAACGATTACGGCCTCATCGGCAGATCTTTGGAAGATGTGATCGTGGAACCCGTCAGGAGTATTTTAATCCCGGCTTTCCAGGAGCTTAAAATAAAATGCAAAGAGGCCGGTGCTCTCGGCGGTGGTATTAGCGGTTCCGGCCCATCGGTTTTCATGCTGAGTACAAGCGAAGAAATAGCCAGGAATGTTGCCGATGTTATGAACAATATTTATCAACCCCTCGGATTGGAATATCATATCCATGTTTCCACGGTGAACCAAGAAGGGGTAAAAGTGATTTCACGTTAA
- the thrC gene encoding threonine synthase produces the protein MQYYSLNNHDHKVSFREAVVSGLAPDKGLYFPVSIPKLEKDFVERLDEYDPLYIARKVISPFIEDEIPRNALQQIIDDTLSFPFPVREVEQGIYSLELYHGPTLAFKDVGAKFMAGCLGYFRKDDNRPVTVLAATSGDTGAAVAHGFYNVPGVRVVILYPSGKVSKVQEQQLTTLGGNVTAIEVEGTFDDCQRLVKTAFNDTSLKVSCLLTSANSINVARWLPQMFYYFMAYRKLKQWHKDIVFSVPSGNFGNICAGMMAAQMGLPIQHFIASTNINDTVPRFMQSGNYDPQPAQPTISNAMDVADPSNFVRILELFAHREKALNVHLSSYSFDDRETLSAIESVYKKSKYLMDPHGAVGYLGLKKYLAKHPQQVGVFLETAHPVKFIDSMPGTVQDDIDYPARLKQALGKEKKSLYMQGDYIMFKNWLTGQSYAV, from the coding sequence ATGCAGTACTATAGTTTAAATAATCATGATCATAAAGTTTCTTTCCGGGAAGCTGTAGTGTCGGGATTGGCGCCGGATAAAGGATTGTATTTCCCTGTCAGCATCCCTAAGTTGGAGAAGGATTTCGTGGAAAGATTAGATGAATATGATCCCTTGTATATCGCGAGAAAAGTCATCAGTCCTTTTATAGAAGATGAAATTCCAAGAAATGCTTTACAGCAAATTATTGATGATACCCTCTCCTTTCCTTTTCCCGTTCGGGAAGTAGAACAGGGCATTTACTCATTGGAGCTTTACCATGGCCCAACGCTTGCTTTTAAAGATGTCGGTGCAAAATTTATGGCGGGCTGCCTAGGGTATTTCCGTAAAGATGACAACCGTCCTGTTACCGTGTTGGCGGCAACATCCGGCGATACCGGTGCGGCGGTAGCTCATGGTTTTTACAATGTGCCGGGTGTTAGGGTCGTGATTTTATATCCTTCCGGCAAAGTAAGTAAGGTGCAAGAACAACAATTGACTACTTTGGGAGGAAATGTTACCGCCATCGAGGTTGAAGGTACTTTTGATGATTGTCAACGCCTCGTCAAAACAGCCTTTAATGATACTTCATTGAAAGTATCTTGCTTACTAACCTCCGCTAACTCGATCAACGTGGCACGGTGGTTGCCCCAGATGTTTTATTATTTCATGGCATATAGAAAACTGAAACAGTGGCATAAAGATATCGTGTTCTCCGTCCCGAGTGGAAACTTCGGTAATATTTGCGCGGGGATGATGGCTGCTCAAATGGGCTTGCCGATACAGCATTTTATAGCATCTACAAATATAAACGACACGGTTCCCAGGTTTATGCAATCGGGCAATTATGATCCGCAACCTGCCCAGCCTACTATCTCAAATGCGATGGATGTTGCGGATCCTAGTAATTTCGTTAGGATACTGGAATTATTTGCCCACCGTGAAAAAGCATTGAATGTTCACCTTTCGAGTTATAGTTTTGACGATAGGGAAACATTGTCCGCGATTGAATCGGTGTATAAAAAGTCTAAATACTTAATGGATCCGCATGGAGCCGTCGGATATTTAGGTTTAAAAAAGTATTTGGCCAAGCATCCCCAGCAAGTGGGCGTTTTCTTGGAAACGGCTCACCCTGTTAAATTCATTGATAGTATGCCGGGTACCGTGCAAGATGATATTGATTACCCTGCCCGTTTAAAACAGGCTTTAGGTAAGGAAAAAAAGTCCCTATATATGCAGGGCGATTATATAATGTTCAAAAATTGGTTAACGGGTCAATCCTACGCAGTATAG
- a CDS encoding tetratricopeptide repeat protein, giving the protein MKCTDLFLITFGLVTGMAISSCSSPGDSAKHRELKDSLYHSDIIAPYTDSIEQFPSRHDLLFKRGLMLFNDHPDFALENFEAALKLDSDNVDYLAGAGEAALVIPDYPKAVNYFAMANKLAPGYAYLQYKWAIALIEDKQYSAADSVAMYIQQDSVYADKGYYLQARIAEDLGDTARAIQLLKTGIDLVGIKADHEAVLEMGDLLTKKNSLEALQYYQLAFRQDTTDAEPIAAIGDYYSRQKNYGEALKAYERSILIDPTHTFSYIGTGDIYMKEGKYQQALETYHLAIKSAPNEALAFYKRGLAYEKLGNKEAAAADFLKAISFRRDYKEASMALERVKQ; this is encoded by the coding sequence ATGAAATGCACTGACTTATTCTTGATAACCTTCGGTTTAGTTACCGGTATGGCCATCAGCTCCTGCTCCAGTCCGGGGGATTCGGCCAAGCACCGGGAACTAAAGGACTCCTTGTACCATTCAGATATCATTGCCCCATATACAGATTCCATCGAGCAATTCCCAAGCCGGCACGACCTGTTGTTTAAAAGGGGATTAATGCTTTTTAATGATCATCCCGATTTTGCCCTTGAAAATTTCGAAGCCGCGTTAAAACTGGATAGCGATAATGTTGATTACCTGGCCGGTGCAGGGGAAGCTGCCCTCGTGATACCAGATTATCCTAAAGCGGTAAATTATTTTGCCATGGCCAATAAATTAGCTCCCGGCTATGCTTACTTGCAATATAAATGGGCCATCGCGCTAATCGAAGATAAACAATACAGTGCTGCTGATAGCGTAGCCATGTATATCCAACAAGATTCCGTTTATGCAGATAAAGGTTATTATTTGCAAGCGCGTATCGCTGAGGACCTGGGAGATACGGCCAGGGCAATACAATTACTCAAGACAGGTATCGATCTCGTTGGAATTAAAGCCGACCATGAAGCGGTACTGGAAATGGGTGACCTGTTGACTAAGAAAAATTCCCTCGAAGCACTGCAATATTACCAATTGGCGTTCAGGCAAGACACTACAGATGCCGAACCTATTGCTGCTATCGGTGATTATTACAGCAGGCAAAAAAATTATGGGGAAGCGTTAAAGGCATACGAAAGAAGTATTTTAATTGATCCTACCCATACCTTTTCATATATAGGTACCGGGGATATCTATATGAAAGAAGGGAAATATCAACAAGCCCTGGAAACCTATCACTTAGCGATCAAGTCGGCGCCTAATGAAGCTCTTGCTTTCTATAAAAGGGGCTTGGCGTATGAAAAGTTAGGCAACAAGGAAGCTGCCGCGGCTGACTTTTTAAAGGCAATTTCCTTCCGCCGGGATTACAAGGAAGCTTCAATGGCCCTTGAGCGGGTTAAACAATAG
- the rpe gene encoding ribulose-phosphate 3-epimerase, with amino-acid sequence MTDQHTTIIAPSLLAADFLHLADAIQMVNKSEADWLHLDVMDGRFVPNISYGLPVIEQVSKACKKLRDVHLMIEEPHLYIEDFQKAGAQVLTVHLEACVHLHRTVQQIHSLGMKAGVALNPHTPVSLLVDIIGDLDLVLIMSVNPGFGGQKFIPHTLKKIMELKSLVQSTGSKALIEVDGGINLENAPAVIQAGADVLVAGSTVFHSKDPKSTILALKGQVL; translated from the coding sequence ATGACCGATCAACATACAACTATCATAGCACCGTCATTATTAGCCGCCGATTTTCTTCATTTGGCAGATGCTATACAGATGGTAAACAAAAGCGAGGCCGATTGGCTTCACCTGGATGTAATGGATGGCCGTTTCGTACCAAATATCAGTTATGGCTTGCCGGTTATTGAACAAGTTTCTAAAGCTTGTAAAAAGCTGCGCGACGTGCATTTGATGATCGAGGAACCCCATCTGTATATCGAGGATTTTCAAAAAGCAGGGGCGCAAGTTTTAACAGTTCACCTGGAAGCCTGCGTGCATCTTCATAGAACGGTACAGCAGATCCATTCCCTGGGTATGAAAGCCGGCGTTGCCCTGAACCCGCACACACCCGTCAGCTTACTGGTTGACATTATCGGTGATTTGGACCTTGTTTTAATTATGAGCGTCAACCCGGGTTTCGGGGGACAGAAATTCATCCCGCATACCTTAAAGAAGATCATGGAGCTGAAATCCCTGGTTCAAAGCACAGGTTCAAAAGCATTAATTGAAGTAGACGGAGGTATTAACCTTGAGAATGCCCCGGCTGTTATCCAGGCTGGAGCAGATGTTTTAGTGGCAGGCAGTACGGTATTTCATTCTAAAGATCCCAAATCGACTATTTTGGCGTTGAAGGGCCAAGTCTTATAA
- a CDS encoding response regulator — MKPLQTIFIVDDDPIHQQITEIMLNRMAAAENVAKYSDAQEVLEHFRTNLNNNRELPDVILLDLNMPVMDGWEFLEAFTHIRPKLNKEVRIYVLTSSIDEKDRQRVEAFNYVTGYLTKPLTNDIISMICQ, encoded by the coding sequence ATGAAACCGTTACAAACAATATTTATTGTTGATGATGACCCCATACATCAGCAGATTACAGAAATCATGCTGAATAGGATGGCTGCTGCTGAAAATGTAGCCAAGTATTCCGATGCCCAAGAAGTCTTAGAGCATTTTAGAACCAATTTGAATAATAACAGGGAACTCCCGGATGTTATCCTGTTAGATTTAAATATGCCCGTGATGGACGGCTGGGAATTTTTGGAAGCCTTTACACACATCCGTCCAAAATTAAACAAGGAAGTAAGAATCTATGTTCTCACTTCCTCTATTGATGAAAAAGACCGCCAAAGGGTAGAGGCCTTTAATTATGTAACGGGCTACTTAACTAAACCTTTGACAAATGATATTATTTCCATGATTTGTCAATAA